One region of Streptococcus salivarius genomic DNA includes:
- a CDS encoding amino acid ABC transporter ATP-binding protein — protein sequence MLELKNISKQFGQHKIFDNYNLTVEEGKILAIVGPSGGGKTTLLRMLAGLETIDSGQIIYENEEIPLDQMESRNLLGFVFQDFQLFPHLTVLDNLMLSPIKTMGMSKEDAQKKAQALLDRLGLGAHGNAYPYSLSGGQKQRVAFARAMMIDPKIVGYDEPTSALDPELRQEVEKLILQNRETGITQIVITHDMQFAQHIADEIVTINPK from the coding sequence ATGTTAGAATTAAAAAATATTTCCAAGCAATTTGGTCAACACAAAATCTTTGATAACTATAACCTAACTGTCGAAGAAGGGAAAATCTTAGCTATTGTCGGACCATCTGGTGGTGGTAAAACGACTCTCTTGCGTATGCTAGCAGGACTTGAAACCATTGATTCAGGACAAATTATTTATGAAAATGAAGAGATTCCTTTGGATCAAATGGAAAGTCGTAACTTGCTAGGTTTTGTCTTCCAAGATTTCCAACTGTTTCCGCACTTGACAGTCTTAGACAATCTAATGCTTTCACCAATTAAGACGATGGGAATGTCTAAGGAAGATGCTCAGAAAAAAGCTCAAGCCCTACTTGACCGTTTAGGTCTTGGAGCTCACGGAAATGCTTATCCTTACTCTCTTTCTGGGGGACAAAAACAACGTGTTGCATTTGCGCGTGCTATGATGATTGATCCGAAAATTGTCGGCTATGATGAACCAACATCAGCTCTTGACCCTGAGTTGCGTCAAGAAGTTGAGAAATTGATTTTGCAGAATCGTGAGACTGGGATTACGCAAATCGTTATCACTCACGATATGCAGTTTGCACAGCACATCGCCGATGAGATTGTCACTATCAATCCAAAATAG
- a CDS encoding YeiH family protein has product MKIKEFLLGLSIAILISLLAWFLGNLFPIIGGPVLGLFIGLLLGIILRDSQKLKAGMQFTSKKVLQYAVILLGFGLNLSQVFKVGVTSLPIILVTITTALLTAYVVHRVFKLDSEIATLVGVGSSICGGSAIAATAPVIKAKDESIATAISVIFFFNILAALLFPHLGSWLGLSNQGFAIFAGTAVNDTSSVTATASSWDSLHGTSILEQATIVKLTRTLAIIPITLGLSVWQSRKDNTKEAFSLAKAVPNFILWFLLASLITTVSMSLGVTPAVFSPLKDLSKFMIVMAMAAIGFQTNLKQLITKGGSALLVGGVCWLLISLASLLMQKLLGLW; this is encoded by the coding sequence ATGAAAATAAAAGAATTCTTACTCGGATTAAGTATTGCAATACTTATATCTCTCCTAGCATGGTTCCTTGGAAACTTGTTCCCTATCATTGGTGGACCTGTCCTTGGTTTATTTATAGGACTTCTGCTAGGAATAATTCTAAGAGATTCACAGAAACTTAAAGCAGGAATGCAATTCACTTCTAAAAAAGTATTACAATACGCTGTTATTCTTCTTGGATTTGGACTAAATCTTTCCCAAGTCTTTAAGGTTGGCGTAACATCACTTCCCATTATTCTAGTAACTATTACTACAGCACTGCTTACTGCTTATGTCGTCCATCGCGTGTTCAAGCTAGATAGTGAAATTGCTACTTTAGTAGGTGTTGGTTCTTCTATTTGTGGGGGATCTGCTATCGCTGCAACTGCTCCTGTAATCAAGGCTAAAGATGAATCTATTGCAACAGCAATCTCTGTAATTTTCTTTTTCAATATCTTAGCAGCTCTACTCTTCCCTCACTTGGGATCCTGGTTGGGACTTAGTAATCAAGGCTTTGCCATATTTGCTGGAACAGCTGTCAACGATACTTCTTCTGTAACTGCTACAGCCAGCTCTTGGGATAGCTTACATGGAACATCCATTCTAGAGCAGGCAACAATTGTTAAGTTGACTCGAACGCTTGCTATCATCCCTATAACTCTTGGGCTTTCTGTATGGCAGTCGCGAAAGGACAATACAAAGGAAGCATTCTCGCTAGCCAAAGCAGTGCCTAACTTTATCCTTTGGTTCCTTTTGGCCTCACTGATTACAACTGTTTCAATGTCACTCGGTGTAACACCTGCCGTCTTTTCACCTTTAAAAGACCTTTCGAAATTTATGATTGTTATGGCCATGGCAGCTATTGGTTTCCAAACAAATCTCAAACAACTAATCACTAAAGGAGGCTCAGCACTTCTAGTGGGAGGAGTTTGTTGGTTATTAATCAGTCTTGCTTCTCTTCTCATGCAAAAGCTATTAGGACTTTGGTAA
- a CDS encoding zinc ribbon domain-containing protein YjdM — MSLPNCPKCNSEYVYEDGILLVCPECAYEWNPNEVAEEEGLVVLDSNGTRLADGDTVTVIKDLKVKGAPKDIKQGTRVKNIRLVEGDHNIDCKIDGFGAMKLKSEFVKKI, encoded by the coding sequence ATGTCATTACCAAATTGTCCAAAATGTAACTCAGAGTATGTTTATGAAGATGGAATCTTGCTTGTATGTCCTGAATGTGCCTATGAGTGGAATCCAAACGAAGTTGCAGAAGAAGAAGGACTTGTGGTTCTTGATAGCAATGGCACACGTCTTGCTGACGGTGACACTGTTACAGTTATCAAAGATTTGAAAGTTAAAGGTGCGCCCAAAGATATTAAACAAGGCACACGTGTTAAAAATATTCGTTTGGTTGAAGGTGACCACAACATTGATTGTAAGATTGATGGTTTTGGTGCTATGAAACTTAAATCTGAATTTGTTAAGAAAATCTAA
- a CDS encoding zinc ABC transporter substrate-binding protein AdcA, which produces MKKKRIFGLAGLAAVVLAAGAGIYYTTSHHGSKGNGDLKVVTSFYPVYEFTKQVVGDEGEVSYLIPAGSEAHDFQPSTKNVADIEKADTFVYLNENMETWVPKVEKSINTKNTKVIKASQGMVLLPGTEEEDHDHGGEEHHHEYDPHVWLSPKRSQKLVETIRDGLIAQHPDKKAVFTTNAEKYLKKLKTLDKEYTEAFSQAKQKSFVTQHAAFAYLALDYGLTQVPILGVSAESDPSAKRIASLSKYVKEYDINYIYFEENASSSVAKTLANEVGVKTAVLNPIESLTKEQLKKGEDYVSVMTENLKNLRLTTDVEGKAIQPETGSDDNKTVQNGYFDDKDVKDRELSDWSGEWQSVYPYLQDGTLDQVFEYKSLLNKDKTAQEYKEYYTKGYQTDVSKIAIDGKKMTMTFTKNDGSSVTHTYRYDGYKILTYASGKKGVRYLFTATDSQAADNPYQYVQFSDHQIDPTTSAHFHIFFGNSSQDEILKEMDNWPTYYPGKLSGFEIAQEMVSH; this is translated from the coding sequence ATGAAGAAGAAACGCATTTTTGGCCTAGCAGGATTAGCAGCAGTTGTTTTAGCTGCTGGTGCAGGTATTTATTATACGACTAGTCACCACGGTTCAAAAGGAAATGGTGATTTGAAAGTTGTGACGAGCTTTTACCCTGTTTATGAATTTACCAAGCAGGTTGTAGGAGATGAGGGAGAGGTGTCTTATCTCATTCCTGCTGGAAGTGAAGCCCACGATTTCCAACCATCTACTAAGAATGTCGCTGACATTGAAAAAGCAGACACTTTTGTCTACCTAAATGAAAATATGGAAACCTGGGTTCCAAAAGTTGAAAAGTCTATCAACACAAAAAATACAAAAGTCATTAAGGCAAGTCAAGGCATGGTTCTTTTACCTGGAACAGAGGAAGAAGATCATGATCATGGTGGAGAAGAACATCACCACGAATATGATCCCCATGTTTGGCTCTCACCTAAACGTTCTCAAAAATTAGTTGAAACTATTAGAGACGGTTTGATTGCTCAGCATCCAGATAAAAAAGCAGTCTTTACAACCAATGCCGAGAAATACCTTAAAAAATTAAAGACTTTGGATAAGGAGTATACTGAAGCCTTTAGTCAAGCAAAACAGAAAAGTTTTGTTACTCAGCACGCAGCTTTTGCCTACCTTGCTTTAGATTACGGTTTGACACAGGTACCAATTTTAGGTGTTTCAGCTGAGTCCGACCCTTCTGCAAAACGTATCGCTAGCCTTTCTAAGTATGTCAAAGAATATGATATTAACTATATCTATTTTGAGGAAAATGCTTCAAGTAGTGTTGCTAAAACCTTAGCTAACGAAGTAGGAGTTAAGACAGCAGTTTTAAATCCAATTGAATCACTAACTAAGGAACAGTTGAAAAAAGGTGAAGACTATGTCAGTGTTATGACTGAGAACCTAAAAAATCTTCGTTTAACAACGGACGTTGAAGGTAAAGCTATCCAACCTGAAACGGGAAGTGATGACAATAAAACGGTTCAAAATGGTTACTTCGATGACAAAGATGTTAAAGATAGAGAACTTTCGGATTGGTCTGGTGAGTGGCAATCGGTTTATCCTTATCTTCAAGATGGTACTTTAGATCAAGTATTTGAATACAAATCTCTATTAAATAAAGATAAAACTGCACAAGAGTACAAAGAATACTACACTAAGGGCTATCAAACAGACGTTTCTAAAATTGCTATTGATGGTAAAAAGATGACCATGACTTTCACAAAGAATGATGGAAGCAGTGTGACACACACTTATCGTTATGATGGGTATAAGATTTTGACCTATGCTTCTGGTAAAAAAGGTGTTCGTTATCTCTTTACAGCAACTGATAGTCAAGCAGCAGATAACCCTTACCAGTATGTCCAATTTTCAGATCATCAAATAGATCCAACAACTTCAGCACATTTCCATATTTTCTTTGGAAATAGTAGCCAAGATGAGATTCTAAAAGAAATGGATAATTGGCCAACTTACTATCCTGGAAAACTTAGTGGCTTTGAAATTGCACAAGAAATGGTCAGCCATTAA
- a CDS encoding PrsW family glutamic-type intramembrane protease, whose translation MFRKLILYLFLLLSAIGLTYDTQSYTSGALSGSAYGIIGLSTLIALCYILPGIFLILYLGKRWQVKPLVLIFALIGGVFITGWIAGYANTISHDWVTAHLSSKSFFYRFEDALMAPLVEEPLKLAAFLFAIYMVPTKSYKGILLVAITAGLGFQISEDFSYILSDLPDGFSYTISGILGRTIGAVSSHWLYTSFLAMGLVLIWRSRQKLINSKYSLIGILYACGAFAAHFAWNSPLRNLESDLPWASGLLISLNLFFFITLYQLLSKLDKENK comes from the coding sequence ATGTTTCGAAAATTAATCCTATATCTTTTTTTATTGCTTTCAGCCATAGGCCTGACTTATGATACGCAATCATACACCTCAGGTGCCTTGTCTGGTTCAGCATACGGTATTATTGGACTATCAACACTAATTGCCTTATGTTATATCCTACCAGGAATATTTCTGATTCTGTACTTAGGCAAGAGATGGCAGGTGAAACCACTTGTTCTCATATTTGCTCTAATTGGTGGAGTCTTTATCACAGGATGGATAGCTGGTTATGCCAATACCATTTCTCACGACTGGGTGACTGCTCATCTTTCTTCAAAGAGCTTCTTCTACCGCTTTGAGGATGCCCTTATGGCTCCCCTAGTTGAAGAACCCCTAAAACTGGCAGCTTTTCTCTTTGCTATCTATATGGTACCAACGAAAAGTTACAAGGGGATCTTGCTTGTTGCTATTACGGCAGGTCTTGGCTTCCAGATTAGTGAAGACTTCTCCTATATTCTTTCAGATTTGCCTGATGGTTTTTCTTATACGATTTCAGGTATTCTTGGTCGAACTATTGGTGCCGTATCGTCTCACTGGCTTTACACATCCTTCCTTGCTATGGGGCTAGTCCTTATATGGCGTTCCCGTCAAAAACTCATTAATTCTAAATACAGTCTTATTGGTATACTTTATGCTTGCGGTGCTTTTGCTGCTCACTTTGCTTGGAATTCACCTCTTCGAAATTTAGAAAGCGATTTGCCATGGGCATCAGGCCTTCTCATTTCACTCAATCTTTTCTTCTTTATTACGCTTTATCAGCTCCTCTCGAAACTGGATAAAGAAAACAAGTAA
- the glmS gene encoding glutamine--fructose-6-phosphate transaminase (isomerizing): MCGIVGVVGNTNATDILIQGLEKLEYRGYDSAGIFVAGDASSQLVKAVGRIAELAAKTEGVEGTAGIGHTRWATHGKPTEDNAHPHRSETERFVLVHNGVIENYLEIKEEYLAGHHFKGQTDTEIAVHLIGKFVEEDGLSTLEAFKKALHIIRGSYAFALMDSEDASTIYVAKNKSPLLIGLGDGYNMVCSDAMAMIRETNQYMEIHDQELVIVKADSVEVQDYDGNVKERDSYTAELDLSDIGKGTYPYYMLKEIDEQPTVMRKLIQAYTDDKGQVTVDADIIKAVQEADRIYILAAGTSYHAGFASKKMLEELTDTPVELGISSEWGYGMPLLSKKPLFVFISQSGETADSRQVLVKANELGIPSLTVTNVPGSTLSREADHTMLLHAGPEIAVASTKAYTAQIAALAFLAKAVGEANGNEKAKAFDLVHELSLVAQSIESTLSEKEVIDEKVAALLAETRNAFYIGRGQDYYVAMEASLKLKEISYIQCEGFAAGELKHGTIALIEDGTPVIALLSDAVLASHTRGNIQEVAARGAKVLTIAEENVAKEGDDIVLNNVHPYLSPISMVVPTQLIAYFATLHRGLDVDKPRNLAKSVTVE; the protein is encoded by the coding sequence ATGTGTGGAATTGTTGGTGTTGTAGGTAACACAAATGCAACTGATATCTTGATTCAAGGACTTGAAAAGCTAGAATACCGTGGTTATGATTCAGCTGGTATCTTTGTAGCGGGCGATGCATCTAGTCAATTGGTTAAGGCTGTTGGCCGTATTGCGGAACTTGCTGCTAAAACTGAAGGAGTAGAAGGCACAGCCGGTATTGGACATACTCGTTGGGCAACTCACGGTAAACCAACAGAGGACAATGCTCACCCACACCGCTCAGAAACAGAACGTTTCGTTTTGGTTCACAATGGTGTTATTGAAAACTATCTTGAAATTAAGGAAGAATACCTTGCTGGTCACCATTTCAAAGGTCAAACTGATACTGAAATTGCAGTTCACTTGATTGGAAAATTCGTTGAAGAAGATGGTTTGTCAACTCTTGAAGCATTCAAGAAAGCTCTTCACATTATCCGTGGATCATATGCCTTTGCCCTCATGGATTCTGAAGATGCCTCAACAATTTACGTTGCAAAAAACAAATCACCACTTTTGATTGGTCTTGGTGATGGCTATAACATGGTCTGCTCAGATGCCATGGCTATGATTCGCGAAACTAATCAATACATGGAAATTCACGATCAAGAGTTAGTTATCGTGAAAGCTGATAGTGTTGAAGTTCAAGATTATGATGGCAATGTAAAAGAACGTGATAGCTATACAGCTGAACTTGACCTATCTGATATTGGTAAAGGCACTTACCCTTACTACATGCTCAAAGAAATCGATGAGCAACCAACAGTGATGCGTAAGCTTATCCAAGCCTACACAGATGACAAGGGGCAAGTGACTGTAGATGCTGATATTATCAAGGCTGTTCAAGAGGCTGATCGTATCTATATTCTTGCGGCAGGAACATCATATCATGCTGGTTTTGCTTCTAAGAAGATGCTCGAAGAGTTGACAGATACACCAGTTGAGCTTGGTATTTCTTCTGAGTGGGGTTATGGTATGCCACTCCTTAGCAAGAAACCTCTCTTTGTTTTTATTAGCCAATCAGGTGAAACAGCAGATAGCCGTCAGGTTCTTGTTAAAGCTAACGAGTTGGGTATTCCAAGTTTGACAGTGACAAACGTTCCGGGATCTACTCTTTCTCGTGAAGCTGACCATACAATGCTTCTTCATGCTGGCCCAGAAATTGCCGTAGCTTCTACTAAAGCTTATACTGCTCAGATTGCAGCTCTTGCCTTCTTGGCTAAAGCAGTTGGTGAGGCTAATGGCAATGAAAAAGCTAAAGCTTTTGACTTGGTACATGAATTGTCACTTGTAGCACAATCTATCGAATCAACACTCTCTGAAAAAGAAGTCATTGACGAGAAAGTGGCAGCTCTCCTTGCAGAAACACGTAACGCTTTCTATATTGGTCGTGGTCAAGATTACTACGTTGCTATGGAAGCTAGTCTTAAATTGAAAGAAATCTCATATATCCAATGTGAAGGTTTTGCAGCAGGTGAGTTGAAACACGGAACAATCGCTTTGATCGAAGATGGTACACCTGTTATTGCCCTCTTGTCTGACGCTGTTCTTGCTAGCCACACTCGTGGTAATATCCAAGAGGTAGCAGCACGTGGTGCGAAAGTGTTGACTATTGCTGAGGAAAATGTTGCTAAAGAAGGTGATGACATCGTTCTTAATAACGTTCACCCTTACTTGTCACCAATTTCAATGGTTGTACCGACACAATTGATTGCTTATTTTGCAACACTCCATCGTGGACTCGACGTCGATAAACCACGTAACTTGGCTAAATCAGTTACTGTTGAATAA
- a CDS encoding glycoside hydrolase family 73 protein has translation MYRHLKKYMIFIVGAFMCSLFLVLAFTTDRKNDNSVNAKAEAAYNQTTTAFIDSIGETARQIGQDYNIYASVLIAQAILESNSGQSGLSQAPYYNFFGIKGSYNGNSVTMRTWEDDGTGKTYEIDEPFRSYGSLSDSLADYAALMTSSTYAGTWKSNTSSYADATQALTGTYATDSLYASKLNSIIAYYGLTAYDQAPVTQATASTSGLVWNSYRGSYTDAETLSIDEAWASYKNYK, from the coding sequence ATGTATCGTCATTTAAAGAAGTATATGATTTTTATCGTGGGAGCTTTTATGTGTTCACTTTTTTTGGTTCTAGCTTTCACAACAGATAGAAAAAATGATAACAGTGTTAATGCTAAAGCTGAAGCTGCCTACAATCAAACTACGACGGCTTTTATTGATAGTATCGGAGAGACTGCTAGACAGATTGGTCAAGATTACAATATCTATGCTTCTGTTCTAATTGCTCAAGCCATTCTGGAATCAAATTCAGGTCAGTCAGGTTTGAGTCAAGCTCCTTATTACAACTTCTTCGGGATTAAGGGCTCTTATAACGGGAATTCTGTGACCATGCGTACTTGGGAAGACGATGGTACAGGGAAGACTTATGAGATTGATGAACCTTTCCGTTCTTATGGAAGTCTAAGTGATTCTTTAGCCGATTATGCTGCTTTGATGACGTCATCAACTTATGCTGGTACATGGAAATCAAATACAAGTAGTTATGCAGATGCCACTCAAGCACTGACAGGAACTTATGCAACTGACAGTCTTTACGCTTCTAAATTAAATAGCATTATTGCATACTATGGTTTGACTGCCTACGATCAAGCTCCAGTTACTCAAGCAACTGCTTCAACAAGTGGCCTTGTTTGGAATAGCTATAGAGGCTCATACACAGATGCTGAGACCTTATCTATAGATGAGGCTTGGGCAAGCTATAAAAATTATAAATAA
- a CDS encoding amino acid ABC transporter substrate-binding protein: MKKIVKTILLGCLVILPLFALSACSSRSHFATQKDQWQTYTKEKKIKIGFDATFVPMGYEEKDGSYVGFDIDLATAVFKLYGIDVEWQAIDWDMKETELKNGTIDLIWNGYSVTDERKQSADFTVPYMVNEQVLVTKKSSGIDSVAGMAGKTLGAQAGSSGYDAFNASPKILKDIVANQKAVQYSTFTQALIDLDSGRIDGLLIDRVYANYYLEKSGVLNQYNVMPAGYEGESFAVGARKADKTLIKKINQGFRTLYKNGEFQKISDKWFGEDVATDQVKGKK; this comes from the coding sequence ATGAAAAAAATAGTAAAAACGATTTTGCTAGGCTGTCTTGTCATTTTGCCTTTGTTTGCGCTATCAGCTTGTAGCTCGCGCTCACATTTTGCAACTCAGAAAGATCAGTGGCAAACCTATACCAAAGAAAAGAAAATCAAAATTGGTTTTGATGCGACCTTTGTTCCTATGGGATATGAGGAAAAGGATGGTAGCTATGTTGGTTTTGATATTGATCTTGCCACTGCAGTTTTTAAATTGTATGGTATTGATGTCGAATGGCAGGCTATTGACTGGGATATGAAAGAAACAGAACTGAAGAATGGGACAATTGACCTCATTTGGAATGGTTACTCGGTCACGGATGAGCGTAAGCAGTCTGCAGACTTTACAGTGCCTTATATGGTCAATGAACAAGTACTGGTAACCAAAAAGTCTTCGGGAATTGATTCTGTTGCAGGAATGGCAGGTAAGACCTTAGGTGCTCAAGCGGGTTCTTCTGGTTATGATGCTTTCAATGCTTCTCCGAAGATTTTGAAGGATATCGTCGCCAACCAAAAAGCAGTCCAATATTCGACCTTTACTCAGGCCTTGATTGACCTTGATAGTGGACGTATTGATGGTCTATTGATTGACCGTGTATATGCTAATTACTACTTAGAAAAATCAGGAGTTCTGAATCAGTATAACGTTATGCCTGCTGGTTACGAGGGTGAAAGCTTTGCTGTAGGTGCTCGTAAGGCAGATAAGACACTGATCAAAAAAATCAATCAAGGATTTAGAACCCTTTATAAAAATGGAGAATTCCAAAAGATTTCTGACAAATGGTTTGGTGAAGATGTTGCCACCGACCAAGTTAAAGGGAAAAAATAG
- a CDS encoding LysR family transcriptional regulator, whose product MRIQQLHYIIKIVETGSMNEAAKQLFITQPSLSNAVRDLEREMGIDIFIRNPKGITLTKDGVEFLSYARQVVEQTNHLEERYKSHTETRELFSVSSQHYAFVVNAFVSLLKRADMTRYELFLRETRTYEIIEDVKNFRSEIGVLFLNSYNRDVLTKMFDDNRLTYTSLFKARPHIFVSKSNPLAKHEVVSLEDLEDFPYLSYDQGIHNSFYYSEEILSQIPHKKSIVVSDRATLFNLLIGLDGYTIATGILNSNLNGDNIVSIPLDIDDEIDIVYLKHEKATLSKMGEKFLDNLVKEVTFDN is encoded by the coding sequence ATGCGAATTCAACAATTACATTATATTATCAAAATCGTCGAAACCGGCTCAATGAATGAAGCTGCAAAACAACTTTTCATTACGCAACCAAGTCTTTCAAATGCTGTTCGTGACTTGGAAAGAGAAATGGGAATTGATATCTTTATCCGTAACCCTAAGGGAATCACCTTAACCAAGGATGGCGTTGAATTTCTCTCTTATGCCCGTCAGGTAGTGGAACAAACGAATCACTTGGAAGAACGCTACAAGAGTCACACAGAGACACGTGAATTGTTTAGTGTTTCCTCTCAACACTACGCTTTTGTTGTCAATGCCTTCGTCTCACTTCTCAAGAGAGCTGATATGACACGTTACGAGCTCTTCTTACGTGAAACACGTACTTACGAAATTATTGAGGACGTTAAAAACTTCCGTTCAGAAATTGGTGTTCTCTTCCTTAACAGCTATAACCGAGATGTCTTGACTAAGATGTTTGACGACAACCGTCTCACATATACCAGTCTCTTCAAAGCTAGACCACATATCTTTGTCAGCAAGTCAAATCCCTTGGCTAAGCATGAAGTTGTCTCTTTAGAAGATTTAGAAGACTTCCCATACCTTAGCTACGACCAAGGGATTCATAATTCCTTCTACTATTCTGAAGAAATTCTCTCTCAGATTCCCCATAAAAAATCCATCGTGGTTTCAGACCGCGCGACACTCTTCAACCTATTAATCGGTTTGGATGGTTATACCATTGCTACAGGTATTTTAAATAGTAATTTGAATGGTGATAACATTGTCTCTATCCCGCTTGATATTGATGATGAGATTGATATTGTTTACTTGAAGCATGAAAAGGCAACCCTCTCTAAAATGGGGGAAAAATTCCTAGATAACCTCGTTAAAGAAGTCACTTTTGACAACTAA
- a CDS encoding amino acid ABC transporter permease, translating into MSYVLEVLPALLNGAVVTLQVFFIVIVLSIPLGIVLAFLMQIKFKPLNWLLTLYVWIMRGTPLLLQLIFVYYVLPSVGIVFDRLPAAILAFTLNYAAYFAEIFRGGILAIPKGQYEAAKMLKLSPFQTIRYIILPQVVKIVLPSIFNEIINLVKDSSLVYVLGVGDLLLESRTAANRDATLAPMFVAGAIYLILVGVVTVASKHIEKKFNYYK; encoded by the coding sequence ATGTCATACGTTTTGGAAGTATTACCAGCCCTTTTGAACGGTGCGGTAGTCACACTTCAAGTATTCTTCATTGTTATCGTACTGTCGATTCCATTAGGGATTGTACTTGCTTTCTTAATGCAGATTAAATTCAAACCTTTAAATTGGTTACTAACCCTTTACGTTTGGATTATGCGTGGAACCCCCCTCCTTTTACAATTGATCTTTGTTTATTACGTTCTTCCGAGTGTTGGGATTGTCTTTGACCGTCTGCCAGCTGCTATTCTTGCTTTTACGCTTAATTATGCAGCTTATTTCGCAGAGATTTTCCGTGGAGGAATCTTGGCTATTCCGAAAGGACAATATGAAGCAGCGAAAATGCTTAAACTTAGTCCTTTCCAAACTATCCGCTACATTATCCTTCCTCAGGTGGTCAAGATTGTCTTGCCAAGTATTTTTAACGAGATTATTAACTTGGTTAAGGATTCATCATTGGTTTATGTGCTTGGGGTTGGAGACCTTCTTTTGGAAAGTCGTACCGCTGCGAACCGTGATGCTACCCTAGCACCGATGTTTGTGGCTGGAGCTATCTATCTTATCCTTGTGGGTGTGGTGACTGTGGCTTCGAAACACATCGAAAAGAAATTCAACTATTATAAATAG